In one Nocardioides luteus genomic region, the following are encoded:
- a CDS encoding NAD(P)/FAD-dependent oxidoreductase: MTVSSVVVVGGGIAGVSTVAELRKNGYVGDLTLLSADVLPYDRPPLSKEYLAGSRDLDSIALQAPEWYAEQRISLIGGAVAVALRPDAGEVELADGRVLTADRIVLATGGRAVRPALGSPSHVLRDVADADRLRTQLVPGARLLIVGGGLIGAEVASTARGLEAEVVLVDPLSPPLAAAVGIEVATWLHALHADHGVETLTTTVETLLETPTGVGAQLKGEPDSREFDAVLLAVGLVPETALAEEAGLETSRGILVDAGQVTSHPAVLAVGDCARLRDHHRPEHWEAAQVDGGRAAATILGAEVAPATAPWWWSDRYGLHVEGVGEMRSPDAQHQTVVRGVVGEPPFAVFTLRGERVIGAVAVDDPNAVRAARRMIDRGVDVRASDLADPTQNLRSLLRR, from the coding sequence GTGACGGTCTCCTCGGTCGTCGTCGTCGGTGGCGGCATCGCCGGGGTGTCGACGGTCGCGGAGCTGCGGAAGAACGGGTACGTCGGTGACCTGACGCTCCTCTCGGCCGATGTCCTGCCCTACGACCGTCCGCCGCTGTCCAAGGAGTATCTCGCCGGCAGCCGCGATCTCGACTCGATCGCGCTCCAGGCTCCGGAGTGGTACGCCGAGCAGCGGATCTCGTTGATCGGGGGAGCCGTCGCCGTCGCCCTACGCCCGGACGCAGGCGAGGTCGAGCTCGCCGACGGACGCGTGCTGACCGCCGACCGGATCGTGCTCGCCACCGGTGGTCGCGCGGTACGGCCCGCGCTCGGATCCCCGAGCCACGTGCTGCGGGACGTCGCGGACGCCGACCGGCTGCGTACGCAGCTGGTGCCCGGGGCACGGTTGCTGATCGTCGGTGGTGGCCTGATCGGGGCCGAGGTCGCCTCGACCGCGCGCGGGCTGGAGGCCGAGGTCGTGCTGGTCGACCCGCTCTCGCCGCCTCTCGCCGCTGCCGTCGGGATCGAGGTGGCGACCTGGCTGCACGCCCTGCACGCCGACCACGGGGTGGAGACGCTGACGACCACGGTGGAGACGCTGCTCGAGACCCCGACCGGCGTCGGGGCGCAGCTGAAGGGCGAGCCGGACTCGCGCGAGTTCGACGCCGTGCTCCTGGCCGTCGGCCTGGTCCCCGAGACGGCACTCGCCGAGGAAGCGGGCCTGGAGACCTCGCGCGGCATTCTCGTCGACGCCGGCCAGGTGACCAGCCACCCGGCGGTGCTCGCGGTCGGCGACTGCGCCCGGCTCCGCGACCACCACCGGCCCGAGCACTGGGAGGCCGCCCAGGTCGACGGGGGGAGGGCGGCGGCGACGATCCTCGGCGCCGAGGTCGCGCCCGCCACGGCGCCCTGGTGGTGGTCGGACCGCTACGGGCTCCACGTCGAAGGGGTCGGCGAGATGCGCTCGCCGGACGCCCAGCACCAGACCGTCGTACGCGGCGTGGTCGGCGAGCCGCCCTTCGCGGTGTTCACGCTCCGCGGTGAGCGCGTCATCGGCGCGGTCGCGGTCGACGACCCCAACGCCGTGCGCGCGGCGCGCCGGATGATCGACCGGGGTGTCGACGTACGGGCCTCTGATCTCGCCGATCCCACGCAGAACCTTCGGAGTCTGCTGCGGAGGTAG
- a CDS encoding non-heme iron oxygenase ferredoxin subunit: MTGNSGNGGNSTGIRVASVDDIPEGEGIAISSDITGTEDDIAILRDDDGTCWALNDTCTHETASLAEGWVEDGDVECPLHSSRFNLKTGKVDGLPATRDTVPHRVEVRDGEIYLFPGERP, translated from the coding sequence ATGACCGGAAATAGTGGAAACGGCGGAAACAGCACAGGCATCCGCGTCGCGTCCGTCGACGACATCCCGGAGGGTGAGGGCATCGCCATCTCCTCGGACATCACCGGCACCGAGGACGACATCGCCATCCTGCGCGACGACGACGGCACCTGCTGGGCCCTCAACGACACCTGCACCCACGAGACCGCCTCGCTGGCCGAGGGCTGGGTCGAGGACGGCGACGTCGAGTGCCCGCTCCACTCCTCGCGGTTCAACCTCAAGACCGGCAAGGTCGACGGCCTCCCGGCCACCCGGGACACCGTGCCGCATCGGGTCGAGGTGCGTGACGGGGAGATCTACCTCTTCCCCGGCGAGAGGCCGTGA
- a CDS encoding alpha/beta hydrolase family protein translates to MLRSLSLRIAAVAAAVTLPLFGLVAPAEAESPYERGPDPTSASVLDNGTFSLSSTSVSSLVTGFGGGTIYYPTSTTQGTFGGVVLAPGYTASSSSYSSVARRVASHGFVVFAIDTNSRYDQPDSRGSQILAAVSYLKNSASSTVASRLDETRIAVSGHSMGGGGTLAAANQDSSIKAAVALQPWHTDKTWPGIQIPTMIIGAENDSVAPVASHSIPFYTSMTGAREKAYGEINNGDHFIANTDDDWQGRLFVTWLKRYVDDDTRYSQFLCPAPSSIYLSDYRNTCPD, encoded by the coding sequence GTGCTCAGATCACTCTCTCTCCGAATCGCCGCGGTCGCCGCGGCCGTCACTCTCCCCCTCTTCGGTCTGGTCGCGCCGGCCGAAGCGGAGAGCCCCTACGAGCGCGGGCCGGACCCGACGTCCGCCAGCGTCCTGGACAACGGCACGTTCTCCCTCTCCTCGACGTCGGTGTCCTCGCTGGTCACCGGCTTCGGCGGCGGGACGATCTACTACCCGACGTCGACGACCCAGGGGACGTTCGGCGGTGTCGTCCTCGCTCCCGGCTACACGGCCTCCTCGTCGTCCTACTCCTCGGTCGCGCGCCGGGTGGCCTCGCACGGGTTCGTGGTCTTCGCGATCGACACGAACTCCCGCTACGACCAGCCCGACAGTCGCGGCTCGCAGATCCTGGCGGCGGTCTCCTACCTGAAGAACAGCGCCTCCTCAACCGTCGCCTCGCGCCTGGACGAGACCCGGATCGCGGTCTCCGGCCACTCCATGGGCGGCGGCGGCACGCTCGCAGCGGCCAACCAGGACTCCTCGATCAAGGCCGCGGTCGCGCTCCAGCCCTGGCACACCGACAAGACCTGGCCCGGCATCCAGATCCCGACCATGATCATCGGCGCGGAGAACGACTCGGTCGCGCCCGTCGCCTCGCACTCGATCCCGTTCTACACCTCGATGACCGGGGCGCGGGAGAAGGCGTACGGCGAGATCAACAACGGCGACCACTTCATCGCCAACACCGACGACGACTGGCAAGGGCGCCTGTTCGTCACCTGGCTGAAGAGGTACGTCGACGACGACACCCGCTACTCGCAGTTCCTCTGCCCGGCGCCGTCCTCGATCTACCTGTCCGACTACCGCAACACCTGCCCCGACTGA
- a CDS encoding glycoside hydrolase family 19 protein, with translation MRTTTKIAVLGGILLAPVLAMVPTSPASAHGYISNPPSRQAQCAAGTVECGDIKYEPQSVEGPKGLTSCSGGNARFAELDDDSKNWQVTPVGRSQTFSWSLSARHSTSTWQYFIGGTKIAEFDDGGAQPPATVEHQVDFGSFTGRQKVLAVWNVADTANAFYACIDVNIGGTATDPESPAPVAGEFPVSEAQFNQLFPNRNPFYTYAGLVEALSAYPEFTNAGDEATQKREAAAFVANVAHETGDLLYVVEQNQANYPHYCDTSQPYGCPAGNDQYYGRGPVQLSWNFNYKAAGDALGIDLLNNPNLVATDPAVAWKTGLWYWNTQNGPGTMTPHAAMVNGAGFGETIRSINGSIECNGGNPAQVQSRVDNYREVTSLLGVDPGGNLYC, from the coding sequence ATGCGTACTACAACGAAGATCGCCGTTCTCGGCGGGATCTTGCTGGCGCCCGTCCTGGCCATGGTGCCGACGAGCCCCGCAAGTGCGCACGGCTACATCTCGAACCCCCCGAGCCGGCAGGCACAGTGTGCTGCCGGCACCGTGGAGTGCGGTGACATCAAGTACGAACCGCAGAGCGTCGAGGGCCCCAAGGGCCTGACCAGCTGCTCCGGCGGCAACGCCCGGTTCGCCGAGCTCGACGACGACTCGAAGAACTGGCAGGTCACGCCCGTCGGCCGGAGCCAGACCTTCAGCTGGTCGCTGAGCGCCCGGCACAGCACCAGCACCTGGCAGTACTTCATCGGTGGCACCAAGATCGCCGAGTTCGACGACGGCGGCGCGCAGCCGCCGGCCACCGTCGAGCACCAGGTCGACTTCGGGTCCTTCACCGGCCGCCAGAAGGTGCTCGCGGTCTGGAACGTCGCCGACACCGCGAACGCCTTCTACGCCTGCATCGACGTGAACATCGGCGGCACCGCCACCGACCCGGAGTCGCCGGCGCCGGTGGCCGGAGAGTTCCCGGTCAGCGAGGCGCAGTTCAACCAGCTCTTCCCCAACCGCAACCCCTTCTACACGTACGCAGGGCTCGTCGAGGCGCTCAGCGCCTATCCGGAGTTCACCAATGCTGGGGACGAGGCGACCCAGAAGCGCGAGGCCGCCGCGTTCGTCGCCAACGTCGCCCACGAGACCGGTGACCTGCTCTACGTCGTGGAGCAGAACCAGGCCAACTACCCGCACTACTGCGACACGTCCCAGCCCTACGGTTGCCCGGCCGGCAACGACCAGTACTACGGTCGCGGCCCGGTCCAACTGAGCTGGAACTTCAACTACAAGGCCGCCGGGGACGCGCTCGGGATCGACCTGCTGAACAACCCCAACCTGGTCGCCACCGATCCGGCGGTCGCCTGGAAGACCGGGCTCTGGTACTGGAACACCCAGAACGGCCCGGGCACCATGACCCCGCACGCGGCGATGGTCAACGGCGCCGGCTTCGGCGAGACCATCCGATCCATCAACGGGTCCATCGAGTGCAACGGCGGCAACCCGGCCCAGGTGCAGAGCCGCGTCGACAACTACCGCGAGGTCACCTCGCTGCTCGGGGTGGACCCGGGCGGAAATCTGTACTGCTGA
- a CDS encoding ROK family transcriptional regulator codes for MSRAPKTHLIRDTNDRAALDLMLSNGPVTKTRLGELVGLSKVTAGQLLTRLGERGLVEVVGAQQGGRGPNAALYGVVPSAGYVAALHIGPDQITASVADITGTELATGELDPHEASDPVEAVRATVANATRSAGITMAQLRCLSIGTPGMIDPRTGDIRFANDLPDWRAGVLEDLRRSFQRPILIENDVNLAGLAEQSAGASHGVKDSVLAWIDRGLGLAVIVDGRLHRGAGGGAGEIGYLAVPGASTPHGTDSPQHAAFQSLVSVEAMDTLARAFGLSGDGVDCVRSAVGGDPDAEPFLDELARRLALGLAGICVVLDPELCVLAGEVGRAGGPVLADRVQKAIASLGPNVPTVVPTEISGDPVLRGALQMGLDTARDEVFSNQG; via the coding sequence ATGTCAAGAGCACCCAAGACACACCTGATCCGCGACACGAACGACCGCGCGGCGCTCGACCTGATGCTCTCGAACGGGCCGGTGACGAAGACCCGGCTCGGCGAGCTCGTCGGCCTCTCGAAGGTGACCGCCGGACAGCTGCTGACCCGGCTCGGCGAGCGCGGCCTCGTCGAGGTGGTCGGGGCCCAGCAGGGCGGCCGCGGCCCCAACGCGGCGCTCTACGGGGTGGTCCCCTCGGCCGGCTACGTCGCGGCCCTCCACATCGGACCCGACCAGATCACCGCGTCGGTCGCCGACATCACCGGCACCGAGCTGGCCACCGGCGAGCTCGACCCCCACGAGGCCTCCGACCCGGTCGAGGCGGTGCGGGCCACCGTCGCCAACGCCACCCGGAGCGCTGGCATCACCATGGCGCAGCTCCGCTGCCTCTCGATCGGCACGCCCGGCATGATCGACCCGCGCACGGGCGACATCCGGTTCGCCAACGACCTGCCCGACTGGCGCGCGGGCGTCCTGGAGGACCTCCGCCGCAGCTTCCAGCGGCCGATACTGATCGAGAACGACGTCAACCTGGCCGGGCTCGCGGAGCAGTCCGCCGGCGCGTCCCACGGCGTCAAGGACTCGGTGCTCGCCTGGATCGACCGCGGCCTGGGTCTCGCGGTGATCGTCGACGGCCGCCTCCATCGCGGCGCCGGCGGTGGCGCCGGCGAGATCGGCTATCTCGCGGTCCCCGGCGCCTCCACGCCGCACGGCACCGACAGCCCGCAGCACGCCGCCTTCCAGTCACTGGTCAGCGTCGAGGCGATGGACACCCTCGCCCGCGCGTTCGGACTGAGCGGCGACGGTGTGGACTGCGTACGCTCCGCGGTCGGGGGCGACCCCGATGCCGAGCCGTTCCTCGACGAGCTGGCCCGACGGCTCGCCCTCGGCCTGGCCGGCATCTGCGTGGTGCTCGACCCCGAGCTGTGCGTGCTCGCCGGCGAGGTCGGGCGTGCCGGCGGGCCGGTCCTGGCCGACCGCGTGCAGAAGGCGATCGCCTCCCTCGGCCCCAACGTCCCCACGGTCGTCCCCACCGAGATCTCCGGCGACCCGGTGCTCCGCGGCGCCCTGCAGATGGGCCTCGACACGGCCCGCGACGAGGTCTTCTCCAACCAGGGCTGA
- a CDS encoding multicopper oxidase family protein, giving the protein MRLSRRMLLGAGLAAPVAGSLVSCGDAPGQTGRVLRSAARLPKAYATPLPLPPVKRPSGGLIEIAQRSASVEILPGLRTEMMTYDGVFPGPTLETRRGQAVTVRHTNSLALPTATHLHGGHTPAESDGWPTDLLMPPGFEAPAHHAGHGSEHGGGHGGHEAMADPKAQVSTGKRDYRYPLEQPATTLWYHDHRMDFTAPQVWRGLAGFHIVRDDEEDALSLPRGERELPLMIADRAFDEDGALRYPALDPELLGEPGVEDRYMAGVLGDVILVNGAPWPEAEVEAAQYRLRLLNASNARRYALSLRTADGKRVGFTQIGSDGGLLAAPVEHDQITMASGERFDVVVDFRSLAPGTTVELRNGLGTGRTAQVMRFRITRRATDDVRLPERLADVPEPERPQGAVVRRWHFRQASVHGRRGWGINGKPFDPAVPQAQVPLGSTEIWEFFTDAHHPVHVHLSPFQVLRRGNRGPGPMDLGWKDTVDVRPYEAVRVRVRFERYAGRFLIHCHNLEHEDMAMMAGFETV; this is encoded by the coding sequence ATGAGGCTCAGTCGACGGATGCTCCTCGGCGCCGGCCTGGCCGCTCCGGTCGCCGGATCACTGGTCTCCTGCGGCGACGCCCCCGGACAGACCGGAAGGGTCCTGCGCAGCGCGGCACGGCTACCGAAGGCGTACGCGACACCGTTGCCGTTGCCGCCGGTCAAGCGCCCCTCGGGTGGCCTGATCGAGATCGCCCAGCGCTCCGCCTCGGTCGAGATCCTGCCCGGGCTGCGGACCGAGATGATGACGTACGACGGGGTCTTTCCCGGGCCGACGCTGGAGACCCGGCGCGGCCAGGCCGTGACCGTACGCCACACCAACTCGCTCGCGCTGCCGACCGCGACGCATCTCCATGGCGGGCACACCCCGGCGGAGAGCGACGGGTGGCCGACGGATCTGCTGATGCCGCCCGGCTTCGAGGCTCCGGCGCATCATGCCGGGCACGGGAGCGAGCACGGCGGCGGACACGGCGGGCACGAGGCCATGGCCGACCCGAAGGCGCAGGTCAGCACCGGGAAGCGGGACTACCGCTATCCGCTCGAGCAGCCCGCGACGACGCTCTGGTACCACGACCACCGGATGGACTTCACCGCCCCGCAGGTGTGGCGTGGCCTGGCCGGCTTCCACATCGTCCGCGACGACGAGGAGGACGCGCTCTCGCTGCCGCGAGGCGAGCGGGAGCTGCCGCTGATGATCGCCGACCGGGCCTTCGACGAGGACGGCGCGCTGCGCTATCCCGCGCTCGACCCGGAGCTCCTCGGCGAGCCCGGCGTCGAGGACCGCTACATGGCCGGCGTGCTCGGCGACGTCATCCTCGTCAACGGGGCCCCGTGGCCGGAGGCGGAGGTCGAGGCGGCGCAGTATCGGCTGCGGCTGCTCAACGCCTCCAACGCGCGCCGCTACGCGCTCAGCCTGCGTACCGCCGACGGCAAGCGGGTCGGGTTCACCCAGATCGGCTCCGACGGCGGGCTGCTCGCCGCCCCCGTCGAGCACGACCAGATCACGATGGCCTCGGGCGAGCGGTTCGACGTCGTCGTCGACTTCCGTTCACTTGCGCCGGGCACGACGGTCGAGCTCCGCAACGGCCTCGGCACCGGCCGGACCGCTCAGGTGATGCGGTTCCGGATCACCCGCCGCGCGACCGACGACGTCCGGCTCCCCGAGAGGCTCGCCGACGTACCCGAGCCCGAGAGGCCCCAGGGCGCGGTCGTCCGCAGGTGGCACTTCCGACAGGCGAGCGTGCACGGTCGCCGAGGCTGGGGGATCAACGGCAAGCCGTTCGACCCCGCCGTCCCCCAGGCCCAGGTGCCGCTGGGCTCCACCGAGATCTGGGAGTTCTTCACCGACGCGCACCACCCGGTCCACGTCCACCTCTCGCCCTTCCAGGTTCTGCGCCGCGGCAACCGCGGCCCCGGCCCGATGGACCTCGGCTGGAAGGACACCGTCGACGTACGTCCCTACGAGGCCGTCCGGGTCCGAGTGAGGTTCGAGAGGTACGCCGGCCGGTTCCTCATCCACTGCCACAACCTCGAGCACGAGGACATGGCGATGATGGCCGGCTTCGAGACGGTCTGA
- a CDS encoding DoxX family protein, whose product MVVAYWIVAGLLAAFYLYSGGIKVVRSREQLAPMMGWAGTAIPMAGVRAIGVVEVAGALGLILPPLTGIAPSLAVWAAAGLALVQVLATVFHLSRGERGDLWLNGVLVLWALVTLFLATRW is encoded by the coding sequence ATGGTGGTCGCGTACTGGATCGTCGCTGGGCTGCTCGCGGCGTTCTACCTCTACTCGGGCGGAATCAAGGTCGTTCGGAGCCGCGAGCAGCTGGCGCCGATGATGGGGTGGGCCGGTACGGCGATCCCGATGGCCGGCGTCAGGGCCATCGGCGTGGTCGAGGTCGCCGGCGCACTGGGGCTGATCCTCCCGCCGCTGACGGGCATCGCCCCGAGCCTGGCGGTCTGGGCCGCGGCAGGACTGGCGCTGGTGCAGGTGCTCGCCACGGTTTTCCACCTCTCGCGTGGAGAGCGCGGGGACCTGTGGCTCAACGGTGTGCTGGTGCTGTGGGCGCTGGTCACGCTGTTCCTCGCCACTCGCTGGTAG
- a CDS encoding winged helix-turn-helix transcriptional regulator: protein MSDYEKVCLIRGDGGSAIRGILDRIGDKWSLLVIATLDGGRLRFGDLKQRVPGISQRMLTLTLRHLERDGLVSRTSYPEVPPRVEYELTGMGRTLVGPAVTLAEWAIRHNPLIDENRRSYDARQD, encoded by the coding sequence GTGTCGGACTACGAGAAGGTCTGCCTGATCAGGGGCGATGGCGGGAGCGCGATCCGTGGCATCCTCGACCGCATCGGCGACAAGTGGAGCCTGCTGGTGATCGCCACGCTGGACGGCGGTCGGCTGCGGTTCGGCGATCTGAAGCAGCGCGTCCCGGGCATCTCGCAGCGCATGCTCACGCTCACGTTGCGCCATCTGGAGCGCGACGGGCTGGTGAGCCGCACGAGCTATCCCGAGGTGCCGCCGCGGGTGGAGTACGAGCTGACCGGCATGGGCAGGACGCTCGTCGGCCCCGCCGTCACCTTGGCCGAGTGGGCGATCCGGCACAACCCGCTCATCGACGAGAACCGACGCTCCTACGACGCTCGTCAGGACTGA
- a CDS encoding cation:proton antiporter has product MDEHVLLIVGAALVIMIAASVFARRTGVAAPLLLVGLGIGASYLPGAPEIELDPELILAGVLPPLLYSSAVNLPVIDFRRNFRLISWLSVVMVIVSALVIGAVVHWLFPEISFPLAVALGAVVSPTDAVAATAIGRRVGLPPRVMTVLEGESLVNDASALVVLRTAVAGIAAAGSFSLGRTVLEFGWAVLGALVIGGLVGWLTVELRRRLDDPVLNTTISFAVPFIAYFPAEELDASGVLAVVVAGLVTGGLGSRRFSARDRQTQATTWTTFNFILESGVFLAMGYQLPDFVDAAQGETTPGEMAGLVLVVVGLLVALRFAGLAGPVFVLRDRKENQEEVRTRLDQFEEKLDSLTPADDREDARITAARRRLARGRADIDFEEREPITKRGFLTIGWAGMRGVVTVAAAQTIPAGTSHRATVVLAAFLVALITLVLFGLTLPALIRRLRFSPESAKDRHNAFRSLLQQVGASAVDTLGPLESQTIDGEPIDPKLVTKLKDRILPRVLAGVQEAPRVRPAVMEQTMILQMRYLDAMREALAAERSIGAYSSHTYARVESILDDMEKRLEV; this is encoded by the coding sequence AACACGTGTTGCTGATCGTCGGGGCGGCGCTGGTGATCATGATCGCGGCGTCGGTGTTCGCGCGGCGTACGGGGGTGGCGGCGCCGCTGCTGCTCGTGGGGCTCGGGATCGGGGCGAGCTATCTGCCGGGGGCACCGGAGATCGAGCTCGATCCGGAGCTGATCCTGGCCGGCGTACTGCCGCCGTTGCTCTACTCCTCCGCGGTCAACCTGCCGGTGATCGACTTCCGGCGGAACTTCCGGCTGATCAGCTGGCTCTCGGTCGTGATGGTGATCGTCTCGGCCCTGGTGATCGGGGCGGTGGTGCACTGGCTGTTCCCCGAGATCTCGTTCCCGCTCGCGGTCGCGCTCGGGGCGGTCGTCAGCCCGACCGACGCGGTGGCGGCGACGGCGATCGGGCGCCGGGTCGGGCTGCCGCCGCGGGTGATGACGGTGCTGGAGGGCGAGAGCCTGGTCAACGACGCGTCCGCCCTCGTGGTCCTGCGGACGGCCGTCGCGGGGATCGCGGCCGCCGGCTCGTTCTCCCTGGGACGTACGGTCCTGGAGTTCGGGTGGGCGGTGCTCGGCGCGCTCGTGATCGGTGGCCTCGTCGGCTGGCTCACCGTCGAGCTCCGCCGGCGGCTGGACGACCCGGTGCTCAACACGACGATCTCGTTCGCGGTGCCGTTCATCGCCTACTTCCCGGCCGAGGAGCTGGACGCGTCCGGCGTGCTCGCGGTCGTCGTCGCCGGGTTGGTGACCGGTGGACTCGGCAGCCGCCGGTTCAGCGCCCGCGACCGGCAGACCCAGGCGACGACCTGGACCACGTTCAACTTCATCCTGGAGAGCGGCGTCTTCCTGGCGATGGGCTACCAGCTGCCCGACTTCGTCGACGCGGCGCAGGGCGAGACCACGCCCGGCGAGATGGCCGGGCTCGTCCTGGTCGTCGTCGGCCTGCTGGTCGCGCTCCGGTTCGCCGGCCTCGCCGGCCCCGTGTTCGTGCTCCGCGACCGTAAGGAGAACCAGGAAGAGGTACGCACCCGCCTGGACCAGTTCGAGGAGAAGCTCGACTCGCTGACCCCTGCCGACGACCGGGAGGACGCCCGGATCACTGCGGCCCGGCGCCGGCTGGCGCGTGGCCGGGCGGACATCGACTTCGAGGAGCGCGAGCCGATCACCAAGCGCGGCTTCCTGACGATCGGCTGGGCCGGCATGCGCGGCGTCGTCACGGTCGCCGCGGCCCAGACCATCCCGGCCGGCACCTCCCACCGGGCGACCGTCGTGCTCGCCGCCTTCCTGGTCGCGCTCATCACCCTGGTGCTGTTCGGCCTCACCCTTCCGGCCCTCATCCGCCGGCTGCGGTTCTCCCCGGAGAGCGCCAAGGACAGGCACAACGCGTTCCGTTCGCTGCTGCAGCAGGTCGGTGCGTCGGCCGTCGACACACTCGGACCGCTCGAGTCGCAGACCATCGACGGCGAGCCGATCGACCCGAAGCTGGTGACGAAGCTCAAGGACCGCATCCTCCCGCGGGTGCTCGCCGGTGTGCAGGAGGCGCCGCGAGTGCGGCCCGCCGTGATGGAGCAGACGATGATCCTGCAGATGCGCTACCTCGATGCGATGCGCGAGGCGCTCGCCGCCGAGCGCAGCATCGGCGCCTACAGCTCCCACACGTACGCGAGGGTCGAGTCCATCCTCGACGACATGGAGAAGCGGCTCGAGGTCTAG